From Anopheles darlingi chromosome 2, idAnoDarlMG_H_01, whole genome shotgun sequence, the proteins below share one genomic window:
- the LOC125949110 gene encoding uncharacterized protein LOC125949110 isoform X1, with protein sequence MSLKKASRTKSLSLSGDDFPLRPAAASKPKATFATAKRPEDTLKIMKYIDDNVIGKGVAFLGPYGRRKVVYADYASSGRSLQFLEDYINKEVLPAFGDYSCISAVTGLQSHLYDNEARDLVRAAVGAIAEDEIVFCDNPAERLCYLLSNPNVCDLSQPQFHNISHSANHNTSITSSLHNSLLLGSLRQNSFSNTSTLSEGGECSTNLVAPILFVSTSEPVANLRSWIDAGWQIERIAKNHEGFLDLVDLEKRLQQYAENRRKMVGLFSGASRLTGILADDVATTILLHQYDALSIWDHSMAASCAPICTNPVLPGAQKDAIFFHCNRLVGGVQAPGVLVIKRKLIEHSTSFLHDSVGVVSAVRAGLVLQLKESLGSQAIMGRMEKTCKQMLAHVRTIPEIVLLGPPCTTAKRLTTLCFMVRHPRGAFLHHRFVVAVLNDVFGIQATADNIISDSLGINPQLMVEYEKLLNDESLNAGCLHPGYTRITFPFFMPESEVGFILEALKMVATEAWKLLPQYEVDERTGEWRHHSNSLAKERKWLGAIRYIDGKMLFSDRRISGPGTFPQNYSDCLQTARNLFNRARKTAQRSTAEEIVLKLSNAAMEKLRWYMLSGEAHELLLGHSHNVKNTVPFDPTRIPENASLMLIHRHHSLSALDIKRFKSRSLPASPLQISTRRQNSSSPCQSHSPTPTSSPPMVRFSVGGEVTTMLNPSPMASGAIVVGAGRDMSVSRNRCHSWGAASYRAAIGGRESQDASVGTSGTVDSSRGTSGNGGGAGGGDDTGAHDSAAVAGATNLHILSPQTRISLGLDQQHPMLQQQRSVQLHQPMSFSQQQVQTHHQQIQRQGHHLQQQQQQQQQHQRPPLHRPLSMAYGSTASPPIQLRPKQRSCSCSSQTDLSLQRNDSPPKVTTTGTASPTPSLPNLRSLMGSSCGESTEDIQAYVKEVTKELATEIKSEIREVISKVEDVLESTDSIDLGSMVNYNSLGHLSHPPPVESKRDSISTSDVVDYLREFSKEMTNEVKSEIRDVVNAVDEIISPEGFLGSRKNSPPDIIRSGGGGGGTAQHGSTGGHKLLIKQRFSDVTPETASQRPRSADNEKHRSESFPRPNSAASPDHHGIMGPPLHYTGAISKHADLRSSMSSQDSGINMNFCDATEEHRVKAMRTTGSDRIRTVSADIDSSSISKQLLPPKRLISEPAGGSILESEGTEHRQPSPLDAGCAIKSTFTRQQHVLNRTPSIEVEPALVTGDIQWHNMPKEVWKQAAEALDEYKMLKNGDRVLVCLSGSSSSLCLLHLLRQFCRARQLNVELGAITIGETEVDPRALMLYLKELGVTYFYEPVASDQQLEEQLLAHAYRRQYTILAMASTLDKLANEFLVALLYRGELSALQAVQGPCSSKGDAGTVKIIRPLLYLREKTFEDFSNAHALPTRPSRVLLVSSSTCTGPTRELLRSHETVNPNVYTNIRSALKPILSLRSEPSKSAYEMLRSSLNTRE encoded by the exons TTGTGTATGCGGATTATGCTTCCTCCGGTCGTTCGTTGCAGTTTCTGGAGGATTACATTAACAAAGAGGTTTTACCGGCGTTTGGAGATTACAGTTGCATATCGGCAGTTACTGGACTGCAATCCCATTTGTATGA TAATGAAGCCCGCGATTTGGTACGTGCCGCCGTCGGTGCCATCGCGGAGGATGAAATCGTTTTCTGCGACAATCCGGCCGAACGTTTGTGCTACCTGCTGTCCAACCCGAACGTGTGCGACCTGAGCCAGCCCCAGTTTCACAACATTTCTCACAGTGCCAACCACAATACCTCGATCACTAGCAGTCTACACAATTCGTTGCTGCTCGGTAGCCTTCGTCAGAACAGTTTCTCCAACACGTCCACCCTGTCGGAGGGTGGCGAGTGTAGCACCAACCTAGTAGCCCCGATACTGTTCGTTAGTACCTCCGAACCGGTGGCCAATCTTCGCTCGTGGATCGACGCTGGTTGGCAGATCGAACGGATAGCGAAGAACCATGAAGGATTCCTGGATTTGGTCGATCTGGAGAAGCGGCTCCAGCAGTACGCAGAGAACCGGCGCAAAATGGTGGGACTCTTTTCCGGTGCCTCACGATTGACGGGAATTCTGGCGGAtgatgtggccaccaccattctgctGCACCAGTATGACGCTCTGTCGATTTGGGATCACAGCATGGCCGCCTCCTGTGCACCGATCTGCACCAACCCGGTACTTCCCGGTGCCCAGAAGGATGCCATCTTTTTCCACTGCAACCGGCTGGTCGGAGGAGTGCAGGCTCCGGGTGTGCTAGTCATTAAGCGTAAACTGATCGAACATAGTACCTCCTTCTTGCACGATTCGGTCGGTGTCGTGAGTGCGGTCCGTGCCGGTCTGGTGTTGCAGCTGAAGGAATCACTCGGCTCTCAAGCCATTATGGGCCGGATGGAGAAAACGTGCAAGCAAATGCTGGCACATGTGCGCACGATCCCGGAGATTGTGCTTCTCGGACCACCGTGTACCACGGCCAAGCGGCTCACGACGCTGTGCTTTATGGTGCGCCATCCACGAGGTGCCTTCCTGCATCATCGCttcgtggtggcggtgctgaaCGATGTGTTTGGGATTCAGGCGACGGCCGACAATATCATAAGCGATTCGCTCGGCATCAATCCGCAGCTGATGGTGGAGTACGAGAAGCTGCTGAACGACGAGTCACTGAATGCCGGTTGTCTGCATCCGGGTTATACGCGCATTACCTTTCCCTTCTTTATGCCCGAATCTGAGGTCGGCTTCATCCTGGAGGCactgaaaatggtggccaccgaggCTTGGAAGCTGCTGCCCCAGTACGAGGTCGACGAGCGGACGGGCGAATGGCGCCATCACTCGAACTCGCTCGCCAAGGAACGCAAATGGCTCGGGGCGATCCGCTACATCGACGGCAAGATGCTGTTCTCCGATCGGCGCATCTCGGGCCCCGGTACCTTCCCACAGAACTACTCCGACTGTCTGCAGACGGCACGGAACCTGTTTAACCGGGCACGCAAAACGGCCCAACGGTCCACGGCTGAGGAGATCGTACTGAAGCTGTCGAATGCGGCGATGGAGAAGCTCCGGTGGTACATGCTGTCCGGTGAGGCACACGAACTGCTGCTCGGCCATTCACACAATGTAAAAAATACGGTTCCCTTTGACCCTACGAGAA TACCTGAGAATGCGTCGCTCATGTTgatccaccggcaccacagTCTTTCGGCACTCGATATCAAGCGATTCAAGAGTCGCAGCCTACCGGCCTCTCCGCTACAGATATCAACGAGACGGCAGAACTCTAGCTCACCGTGCCAATCGCACAGTCCCACACCGACCTCCTCACCGCCGATGGTACGAttctcggtcggtggtgaGGTAACCACCATGCTCAACCCATCACCGATGGCATCCGGGGCCATTGTGGTCGGTGCGGGCCGTGATATGAGTGTCAGTCGCAATAG ATGTCACAGCTGGGGAGCCGCCAGCTATCGTGCCGCTATCGGTGGACGTGAGAGTCAAGATGCTAGCGTTGGTACCAGCGGCACTGTGGACAGTTCTCGTGGTACTagcggcaacggtggtggtgctggtggtggtgatgataccGGTGCTCACGATagtgccgctgttgctggtgccactAATCTGCACATACTGAGTCCACAAACCCGCATAAGTCTCGGGCTGGATCAGCAACATCCaatgctacagcagcagcgatcggtTCAACTACATCAACCCATGTCCTTCAGCCAGCAACAAGTACAAACGCACCATCAGCAGATCCAAAGACAAGGTCATCatctacagcaacagcaacagcagcagcagcagcatcagagaCCACCACTTCATCGTCCACTGTCGATGGCGTACGGTTCCACCGCTAGTCCACCGATTCAGCTGCGCCCTAAACAGAGATCCTGTTCGTGCAGCAGCCAGACGGATCTCAGCTTACAGCGCAACGATAGCCCACCGAAGGTCACGACCACTGGAACGGCTTCACCAACACCGAGCCTTCCCAATTTGCGGTCTCTGATGGGAAG CAGCTGCGGTGAAAGTACGGAAGACATTCAGGCGTACGTGAAGGAGGTCACGAAGGAGCTGGCTACCGAGATCAAGTCGGAGATCAGGGAGGTGATCAGCAAGGTCGAGGATGTGCTCGAAAGCACCGACAGTATAGATCTGGGCAGTATGGTAAACTACAATTCATTAGGACATCTAAG CCATCCGCCACCGGTCGAAAGCAAGCGTGATTCCATCTCTACCAGCGACGTGGTGGACTATCTGCGCGAGTTCAGCAAAGAGATGACGAACGAGGTGAAGTCCGAGATACGGGACGTCGTGAATGCGGTCGATGAAATCATCTCCCCGGAAGGGTTCCTGGGTTCGCGCAAGAACTCCCCACCGGATATAATacgcagcggtggtggtggtggtggcacagcCCAGCACGgttccaccggtggccataAACT CTTGATCAAACAACGGTTCAGCGATGTGACACCGGAaacggccagccagcgtcCACGATCGGCCGACAATGAGAAGCACCGGTCGGAGTCGTTCCCGAGGCCAAACTCGGCCGCCAGTCCGGACCATCATGGGATCATGGGCCCACCGTTGCATTATACCGGCGCCATTTCGAAACATGCCGATCTCCGGTCGAGCATGTCATCCCAGGATTCGGGCATAAATATGAACTTTTGTGATGCCACGGAAGAGCATAGGGTGAAGGCAATGCGAACGACTGGAAGTGATAG AATCCGTACGGTATCGGCGGATATCGACAGCTCGAGCATCAGCAAGCAATTGCTTCCACCGAAACGGCTTATCTCGGAGCCCGCCGGTGGCTCGATACTCGAATCCGAGGGCACGGAACATCGGCAACCATCACCGCTTGATGCTGGCTGTGCCATTAAATCTACCTTTACCCGGCAACAGCATGTCCTTAACCGTACACCGTCGATCGAAGTCGAGCCGGCGTTAGTGACGGGCGACATCCAGTGGCACAACATGCCGAAGGAAGTCTGGAAGCAGGCAGCCGAG GCGCTAGACGAGtacaaaatgttaaaaaatggTGATCGTGTACTGGTGTGCCTTTCGGGAAGTAGCTCCTCGTTGTGTCTGCTGCACCTGCTACGACAGTTTTGCCGTGCGAGGCAACTCAATGTAGAACTTGGCGCCATTACGATCGGGGAAACCGAAGTTGATCCACGCGCACTAATGCTGTACCTTAAGGAGCTCGGTGTGACATACTTCTACGAACCAGTTG CCTCAGATCAGCAACTCGAAGAGCAGCTCCTGGCCCATGCTTACCGCCGGCAATATACAATTCTAGCGATGGCCAGTACGCTAGATAAATTGGCAAACGAGTTCCTGGTTGCGCTGTTATACCGCGGAGAGTTGAGTGCGCTGCAAGCGGTGCAAGGACCGTGCAGCTCCAAAGGAGATGCTGGGACAGTGAAAATCATTCGTCCACTATTGTACCTGCGGGAGAAGACTTTCGAAGACTTTTCGAACGCCCACGCGCTGCCCACTAGGCCGTCACGTGTGCTCCTAGTATCATCCTCCACATGTACTGGTCCTACGAGGGAATTACTGCGGTCGCACGAGACCGTTAATCCTAACGTGTACACTAACATACGGAGTGCACTAAAACCCATTCTTTCTCTGAG ATCCGAACCTTCCAAATCGGCATATGAGATGCTGCGATCATCACTAAATACCCGCGAATGA
- the LOC125949110 gene encoding uncharacterized protein LOC125949110 isoform X2 → MSLKKASRTKSLSLSGDDFPLRPAAASKPKATFATAKRPEDTLKIMKYIDDNVIGKGVAFLGPYGRRKVVYADYASSGRSLQFLEDYINKEVLPAFGDYSCISAVTGLQSHLYDNEARDLVRAAVGAIAEDEIVFCDNPAERLCYLLSNPNVCDLSQPQFHNISHSANHNTSITSSLHNSLLLGSLRQNSFSNTSTLSEGGECSTNLVAPILFVSTSEPVANLRSWIDAGWQIERIAKNHEGFLDLVDLEKRLQQYAENRRKMVGLFSGASRLTGILADDVATTILLHQYDALSIWDHSMAASCAPICTNPVLPGAQKDAIFFHCNRLVGGVQAPGVLVIKRKLIEHSTSFLHDSVGVVSAVRAGLVLQLKESLGSQAIMGRMEKTCKQMLAHVRTIPEIVLLGPPCTTAKRLTTLCFMVRHPRGAFLHHRFVVAVLNDVFGIQATADNIISDSLGINPQLMVEYEKLLNDESLNAGCLHPGYTRITFPFFMPESEVGFILEALKMVATEAWKLLPQYEVDERTGEWRHHSNSLAKERKWLGAIRYIDGKMLFSDRRISGPGTFPQNYSDCLQTARNLFNRARKTAQRSTAEEIVLKLSNAAMEKLRWYMLSGEAHELLLGHSHNVKNTVPFDPTRIPENASLMLIHRHHSLSALDIKRFKSRSLPASPLQISTRRQNSSSPCQSHSPTPTSSPPMVRFSVGGEVTTMLNPSPMASGAIVVGAGRDMSVSRNRCHSWGAASYRAAIGGRESQDASVGTSGTVDSSRGTSGNGGGAGGGDDTGAHDSAAVAGATNLHILSPQTRISLGLDQQHPMLQQQRSVQLHQPMSFSQQQVQTHHQQIQRQGHHLQQQQQQQQQHQRPPLHRPLSMAYGSTASPPIQLRPKQRSCSCSSQTDLSLQRNDSPPKVTTTGTASPTPSLPNLRSLMGSCGESTEDIQAYVKEVTKELATEIKSEIREVISKVEDVLESTDSIDLGSMVNYNSLGHLSHPPPVESKRDSISTSDVVDYLREFSKEMTNEVKSEIRDVVNAVDEIISPEGFLGSRKNSPPDIIRSGGGGGGTAQHGSTGGHKLLIKQRFSDVTPETASQRPRSADNEKHRSESFPRPNSAASPDHHGIMGPPLHYTGAISKHADLRSSMSSQDSGINMNFCDATEEHRVKAMRTTGSDRIRTVSADIDSSSISKQLLPPKRLISEPAGGSILESEGTEHRQPSPLDAGCAIKSTFTRQQHVLNRTPSIEVEPALVTGDIQWHNMPKEVWKQAAEALDEYKMLKNGDRVLVCLSGSSSSLCLLHLLRQFCRARQLNVELGAITIGETEVDPRALMLYLKELGVTYFYEPVASDQQLEEQLLAHAYRRQYTILAMASTLDKLANEFLVALLYRGELSALQAVQGPCSSKGDAGTVKIIRPLLYLREKTFEDFSNAHALPTRPSRVLLVSSSTCTGPTRELLRSHETVNPNVYTNIRSALKPILSLRSEPSKSAYEMLRSSLNTRE, encoded by the exons TTGTGTATGCGGATTATGCTTCCTCCGGTCGTTCGTTGCAGTTTCTGGAGGATTACATTAACAAAGAGGTTTTACCGGCGTTTGGAGATTACAGTTGCATATCGGCAGTTACTGGACTGCAATCCCATTTGTATGA TAATGAAGCCCGCGATTTGGTACGTGCCGCCGTCGGTGCCATCGCGGAGGATGAAATCGTTTTCTGCGACAATCCGGCCGAACGTTTGTGCTACCTGCTGTCCAACCCGAACGTGTGCGACCTGAGCCAGCCCCAGTTTCACAACATTTCTCACAGTGCCAACCACAATACCTCGATCACTAGCAGTCTACACAATTCGTTGCTGCTCGGTAGCCTTCGTCAGAACAGTTTCTCCAACACGTCCACCCTGTCGGAGGGTGGCGAGTGTAGCACCAACCTAGTAGCCCCGATACTGTTCGTTAGTACCTCCGAACCGGTGGCCAATCTTCGCTCGTGGATCGACGCTGGTTGGCAGATCGAACGGATAGCGAAGAACCATGAAGGATTCCTGGATTTGGTCGATCTGGAGAAGCGGCTCCAGCAGTACGCAGAGAACCGGCGCAAAATGGTGGGACTCTTTTCCGGTGCCTCACGATTGACGGGAATTCTGGCGGAtgatgtggccaccaccattctgctGCACCAGTATGACGCTCTGTCGATTTGGGATCACAGCATGGCCGCCTCCTGTGCACCGATCTGCACCAACCCGGTACTTCCCGGTGCCCAGAAGGATGCCATCTTTTTCCACTGCAACCGGCTGGTCGGAGGAGTGCAGGCTCCGGGTGTGCTAGTCATTAAGCGTAAACTGATCGAACATAGTACCTCCTTCTTGCACGATTCGGTCGGTGTCGTGAGTGCGGTCCGTGCCGGTCTGGTGTTGCAGCTGAAGGAATCACTCGGCTCTCAAGCCATTATGGGCCGGATGGAGAAAACGTGCAAGCAAATGCTGGCACATGTGCGCACGATCCCGGAGATTGTGCTTCTCGGACCACCGTGTACCACGGCCAAGCGGCTCACGACGCTGTGCTTTATGGTGCGCCATCCACGAGGTGCCTTCCTGCATCATCGCttcgtggtggcggtgctgaaCGATGTGTTTGGGATTCAGGCGACGGCCGACAATATCATAAGCGATTCGCTCGGCATCAATCCGCAGCTGATGGTGGAGTACGAGAAGCTGCTGAACGACGAGTCACTGAATGCCGGTTGTCTGCATCCGGGTTATACGCGCATTACCTTTCCCTTCTTTATGCCCGAATCTGAGGTCGGCTTCATCCTGGAGGCactgaaaatggtggccaccgaggCTTGGAAGCTGCTGCCCCAGTACGAGGTCGACGAGCGGACGGGCGAATGGCGCCATCACTCGAACTCGCTCGCCAAGGAACGCAAATGGCTCGGGGCGATCCGCTACATCGACGGCAAGATGCTGTTCTCCGATCGGCGCATCTCGGGCCCCGGTACCTTCCCACAGAACTACTCCGACTGTCTGCAGACGGCACGGAACCTGTTTAACCGGGCACGCAAAACGGCCCAACGGTCCACGGCTGAGGAGATCGTACTGAAGCTGTCGAATGCGGCGATGGAGAAGCTCCGGTGGTACATGCTGTCCGGTGAGGCACACGAACTGCTGCTCGGCCATTCACACAATGTAAAAAATACGGTTCCCTTTGACCCTACGAGAA TACCTGAGAATGCGTCGCTCATGTTgatccaccggcaccacagTCTTTCGGCACTCGATATCAAGCGATTCAAGAGTCGCAGCCTACCGGCCTCTCCGCTACAGATATCAACGAGACGGCAGAACTCTAGCTCACCGTGCCAATCGCACAGTCCCACACCGACCTCCTCACCGCCGATGGTACGAttctcggtcggtggtgaGGTAACCACCATGCTCAACCCATCACCGATGGCATCCGGGGCCATTGTGGTCGGTGCGGGCCGTGATATGAGTGTCAGTCGCAATAG ATGTCACAGCTGGGGAGCCGCCAGCTATCGTGCCGCTATCGGTGGACGTGAGAGTCAAGATGCTAGCGTTGGTACCAGCGGCACTGTGGACAGTTCTCGTGGTACTagcggcaacggtggtggtgctggtggtggtgatgataccGGTGCTCACGATagtgccgctgttgctggtgccactAATCTGCACATACTGAGTCCACAAACCCGCATAAGTCTCGGGCTGGATCAGCAACATCCaatgctacagcagcagcgatcggtTCAACTACATCAACCCATGTCCTTCAGCCAGCAACAAGTACAAACGCACCATCAGCAGATCCAAAGACAAGGTCATCatctacagcaacagcaacagcagcagcagcagcatcagagaCCACCACTTCATCGTCCACTGTCGATGGCGTACGGTTCCACCGCTAGTCCACCGATTCAGCTGCGCCCTAAACAGAGATCCTGTTCGTGCAGCAGCCAGACGGATCTCAGCTTACAGCGCAACGATAGCCCACCGAAGGTCACGACCACTGGAACGGCTTCACCAACACCGAGCCTTCCCAATTTGCGGTCTCTGATGGGAAG CTGCGGTGAAAGTACGGAAGACATTCAGGCGTACGTGAAGGAGGTCACGAAGGAGCTGGCTACCGAGATCAAGTCGGAGATCAGGGAGGTGATCAGCAAGGTCGAGGATGTGCTCGAAAGCACCGACAGTATAGATCTGGGCAGTATGGTAAACTACAATTCATTAGGACATCTAAG CCATCCGCCACCGGTCGAAAGCAAGCGTGATTCCATCTCTACCAGCGACGTGGTGGACTATCTGCGCGAGTTCAGCAAAGAGATGACGAACGAGGTGAAGTCCGAGATACGGGACGTCGTGAATGCGGTCGATGAAATCATCTCCCCGGAAGGGTTCCTGGGTTCGCGCAAGAACTCCCCACCGGATATAATacgcagcggtggtggtggtggtggcacagcCCAGCACGgttccaccggtggccataAACT CTTGATCAAACAACGGTTCAGCGATGTGACACCGGAaacggccagccagcgtcCACGATCGGCCGACAATGAGAAGCACCGGTCGGAGTCGTTCCCGAGGCCAAACTCGGCCGCCAGTCCGGACCATCATGGGATCATGGGCCCACCGTTGCATTATACCGGCGCCATTTCGAAACATGCCGATCTCCGGTCGAGCATGTCATCCCAGGATTCGGGCATAAATATGAACTTTTGTGATGCCACGGAAGAGCATAGGGTGAAGGCAATGCGAACGACTGGAAGTGATAG AATCCGTACGGTATCGGCGGATATCGACAGCTCGAGCATCAGCAAGCAATTGCTTCCACCGAAACGGCTTATCTCGGAGCCCGCCGGTGGCTCGATACTCGAATCCGAGGGCACGGAACATCGGCAACCATCACCGCTTGATGCTGGCTGTGCCATTAAATCTACCTTTACCCGGCAACAGCATGTCCTTAACCGTACACCGTCGATCGAAGTCGAGCCGGCGTTAGTGACGGGCGACATCCAGTGGCACAACATGCCGAAGGAAGTCTGGAAGCAGGCAGCCGAG GCGCTAGACGAGtacaaaatgttaaaaaatggTGATCGTGTACTGGTGTGCCTTTCGGGAAGTAGCTCCTCGTTGTGTCTGCTGCACCTGCTACGACAGTTTTGCCGTGCGAGGCAACTCAATGTAGAACTTGGCGCCATTACGATCGGGGAAACCGAAGTTGATCCACGCGCACTAATGCTGTACCTTAAGGAGCTCGGTGTGACATACTTCTACGAACCAGTTG CCTCAGATCAGCAACTCGAAGAGCAGCTCCTGGCCCATGCTTACCGCCGGCAATATACAATTCTAGCGATGGCCAGTACGCTAGATAAATTGGCAAACGAGTTCCTGGTTGCGCTGTTATACCGCGGAGAGTTGAGTGCGCTGCAAGCGGTGCAAGGACCGTGCAGCTCCAAAGGAGATGCTGGGACAGTGAAAATCATTCGTCCACTATTGTACCTGCGGGAGAAGACTTTCGAAGACTTTTCGAACGCCCACGCGCTGCCCACTAGGCCGTCACGTGTGCTCCTAGTATCATCCTCCACATGTACTGGTCCTACGAGGGAATTACTGCGGTCGCACGAGACCGTTAATCCTAACGTGTACACTAACATACGGAGTGCACTAAAACCCATTCTTTCTCTGAG ATCCGAACCTTCCAAATCGGCATATGAGATGCTGCGATCATCACTAAATACCCGCGAATGA